Proteins from one Ahaetulla prasina isolate Xishuangbanna chromosome 2, ASM2864084v1, whole genome shotgun sequence genomic window:
- the SKA1 gene encoding spindle and kinetochore-associated protein 1 isoform X1, producing MRASRRWTEIFGFVQLVIVDMEEDKAALDSPGDSEARNWDTISSNLNDLCFHLNSKISNIKKSLQLRKIDQDPSLKTVLSKVVHEMFLLNSLLNKLEEECHHQKRLQKQLKDLQDSMERDYLEAQRLEENVPIYLPRATQGSSTGVPLKGKEPCKAEENKPAKKSAKISQCIREAPFITDTEFESVPSYMKGRLTCSHVNAVIAEINKAVASKYSIMRQPLKTMANPTRNLYFRFQEEETKDTKGEYFIVEADIEEFTQLKADKRFHSILTILRHCHRVREIRGSRLVRYAIC from the exons ATGAGAGCGAGTCGCCGCTGGACtgaaatttttggttttgtgcAGCTGGTGATCGTGGACATGGAAGAGGACAAGGCGGCATTGGATTCTCCCGGTGATTCTGAAG CAAGAAATTGGGATACAATTTCTTCAAACTTAAATGACTTATGCTTTCATCTCAACTCCAAGATCTCAAATATCAAAAAGTCACTTCAGTTGAGAAAAATAG ACCAGGATCCATCTTTGAAGACAGTGCTCAGTAAGGTAGTCCACGAAATGTTTCTCTTAAATAGCCTCCTCAATAAATTGGAAGAGGAATGTCACCATCAGAAGAGACTGCAGAAACAACTCAAG GATCTGCAAGACTCGATGGAGAGGGACTACCTCGAAGCCCAGCGTCTTGAAGAAAACGTGCCAATCTACCTTCCCCGAGCCACACAAGGCAG TTCGACAGGCGTACCTCTAAAGGGGAAGGAACCGTGCAAAGCCGAGGAGAATAAACCTGCAAAGAAGTCAGCCAAAATCTCCCAGTGCATCAGAGAAGCACCCTTCATAACGGACACGGAGTTTGAGAGCGTTCCCTC GTACATGAAAGGGCGTCTGACATGCAGCCACGTGAACGCGGTCATTGCAGAGATCAACAAAGCTGTTGCTAGCAAATACAGCATCATGCGCCAACCTCTCAAAACCATGGCGAACCCAACCAGGAACCTCTACTTCCGATTCCAGGAAGAAGAGACCAAAGACACAAAag GTGAATATTTTATTGTGGAGGCTGATATCGAAGAGTTCACCCAGCTGAAGGCTGACAAACGTTTTCACAGTATCCTGACAATCTTGCGACATTGCCACCGAGTGCGAGAAATCCGAGGATCCCGACTAGTCCGCTatgccatctgctaa
- the SKA1 gene encoding spindle and kinetochore-associated protein 1 isoform X2: MRASRRWTEIFGFVQLVIVDMEEDKAALDSPGDSEARNWDTISSNLNDLCFHLNSKISNIKKSLQLRKIDQDPSLKTVLSKVVHEMFLLNSLLNKLEEECHHQKRLQKQLKDLQDSMERDYLEAQRLEENVPIYLPRATQGRYMKGRLTCSHVNAVIAEINKAVASKYSIMRQPLKTMANPTRNLYFRFQEEETKDTKGEYFIVEADIEEFTQLKADKRFHSILTILRHCHRVREIRGSRLVRYAIC, encoded by the exons ATGAGAGCGAGTCGCCGCTGGACtgaaatttttggttttgtgcAGCTGGTGATCGTGGACATGGAAGAGGACAAGGCGGCATTGGATTCTCCCGGTGATTCTGAAG CAAGAAATTGGGATACAATTTCTTCAAACTTAAATGACTTATGCTTTCATCTCAACTCCAAGATCTCAAATATCAAAAAGTCACTTCAGTTGAGAAAAATAG ACCAGGATCCATCTTTGAAGACAGTGCTCAGTAAGGTAGTCCACGAAATGTTTCTCTTAAATAGCCTCCTCAATAAATTGGAAGAGGAATGTCACCATCAGAAGAGACTGCAGAAACAACTCAAG GATCTGCAAGACTCGATGGAGAGGGACTACCTCGAAGCCCAGCGTCTTGAAGAAAACGTGCCAATCTACCTTCCCCGAGCCACACAAGGCAG GTACATGAAAGGGCGTCTGACATGCAGCCACGTGAACGCGGTCATTGCAGAGATCAACAAAGCTGTTGCTAGCAAATACAGCATCATGCGCCAACCTCTCAAAACCATGGCGAACCCAACCAGGAACCTCTACTTCCGATTCCAGGAAGAAGAGACCAAAGACACAAAag GTGAATATTTTATTGTGGAGGCTGATATCGAAGAGTTCACCCAGCTGAAGGCTGACAAACGTTTTCACAGTATCCTGACAATCTTGCGACATTGCCACCGAGTGCGAGAAATCCGAGGATCCCGACTAGTCCGCTatgccatctgctaa